In Methanofastidiosum sp., the sequence AAATGACTTCAACAATGATTGCATTATAAGCTCTAAAGAACCGGCTAATAGGTTATATTTTTTATTTAATATGTTGCATATTGAGCTAAGGATATCTAAATTAGTATTATTATTGATGGCCGGTTCTAAAAGGTTCTTTCAGTATATTTTAAATTAAAGTATTATTATTGAATTCTAATATATTTTCATTTATCTAAAACCTTATATATAATTTTAGTCCAAAAAATGTTATATTTTAATTATCCTTGTAAGACATTATAATGATTTGCATATATTTTTATATTAGGTAATATTATGGAAAAAGATCAGAAAAAAACTCTTAAATTCCTCTCTTTATTGTTAACATTCTTTTTTGTTACTGCTTTCTTATCTGTTAATCCTACTTTTTCCGAAAATCAGCAACTTGAAATTACTTATCTCAAAATTGATGTAGAGATAATGGAAGACCGATCCTTAAAAGAATCGATTGATATAATTATCTATCCAAAAGAAGAAATTGAGTTTAATCTTTACCTCCCAAATGATTACAAAAACTTAGATATTTTATTTAATGATGAGTTGCTTAATACTACATCAGGTCAGAAAATAAAATTAATACCTAATGAATTAAATAGTATAAAGGTAAGCTATACCTTATCAAACGCTATTGAGGTAAAGAAAAATGATCTAATCTATACGAGGGAGTTAGTTTACCCGAATGTCAAAAATCTGATTTTTAGAATAAAACTTCCACAAGCATATGGGGTTAATAGCGAGGATATTTCTTCAATTATCCCAGAACCTACATACTTACAAAGTGACGGTAAACGAATCATTGTTCTGTGGGAGATGAAGTCACCTCAAACTCCAACGATGTTTAAAATTAAATATAGCTCGCTTGTGCAAAATAACGGATTTGGTACCACTATCCTAATCCCTTTGGCATTTGTCATGATATGTTTAATTTCAATAGGGGTATTTCTTTTTTATAGGTCTTCACATAAAGAGCCAGATGTTAAAATTCCGCCTTCTCTTCTTTCAGAGGATGAAATGATTATATGCGACATATTGAAAAATGAGGGTGGCAAGATGAAACAAAAAAGGCTATCTAGTTTAACAGGATTTTCAAAAGCCAAAATTACTAAAATTCTAACAAATCTTGAAAAAAAGGAGCTTATTGAAAGAGAACCGATTGGTAGAACATTTGTCATTACTTTAAAAAAGAAAATTGACCATTAGTTT encodes:
- a CDS encoding MarR family transcriptional regulator, which translates into the protein MEKDQKKTLKFLSLLLTFFFVTAFLSVNPTFSENQQLEITYLKIDVEIMEDRSLKESIDIIIYPKEEIEFNLYLPNDYKNLDILFNDELLNTTSGQKIKLIPNELNSIKVSYTLSNAIEVKKNDLIYTRELVYPNVKNLIFRIKLPQAYGVNSEDISSIIPEPTYLQSDGKRIIVLWEMKSPQTPTMFKIKYSSLVQNNGFGTTILIPLAFVMICLISIGVFLFYRSSHKEPDVKIPPSLLSEDEMIICDILKNEGGKMKQKRLSSLTGFSKAKITKILTNLEKKELIEREPIGRTFVITLKKKIDH